In the Wyeomyia smithii strain HCP4-BCI-WySm-NY-G18 chromosome 2, ASM2978416v1, whole genome shotgun sequence genome, one interval contains:
- the LOC129723083 gene encoding U6 snRNA-associated Sm-like protein LSm8 has protein sequence MSGLESYVNNTVSIITADGRNFVGTLKGFDQTINIILDESHERVYSMNAGIEQVVLGLHIIRGDNVAVIGQLDESIDSKLDFASIRGMPLEPVVH, from the coding sequence ATGTCTGGACTGGAATCCTATGTGAATAACACCGTGTCGATTATTACAGCGGACGGTCGAAATTTCGTTGGAACTTTGAAAGGATTCGATCAAACTATCAATATTATCCTAGACGAATCGCATGAGCGCGTTTATTCCATGAATGCTGGAATCGAGCAAGTCGTCCTGGGACTTCATATTATACGTGGAGACAACGTAGCAGTTATTGGGCAGTTGGATGAAAGTATAGACAGTAAACTTGATTTTGCTTCCATTCGTGGCATGCCTCTAGAACCAGTAGTTCATTGA